ATCCGACGTGCGGCGCAGCTCACGGCCTTCGCACTGCTGCAGGCCCAGCTGCGGGGCCAGGACGCGGCCCGCCGCCTGCAGGACCTCGCGGCTGGGCCCGTGGGCTCCCTGTGCCGCCGCGCTGAGCGATTTAGAGACGCCTTCACCCAGGAGCTACGCCGCGGCCTCCGAGGCCGCTCGGGGCCACCACCAGGTAGCCAGAGGGGCCCTGGCGCAAACATTTAATCCTGGGCTGTGCGGGGCCGAGGCCGCTTACTTTTCCTTCCGGGCTCTACAGTGGCCTCGACGTGGAGGGGTCATTCCGGGCACTGCGCGCCGCTTCGAATCCCGACTCGGATTGTTGGTCTGCAGACATCCCACGCATAAGAGCCTAGGCCAGACCGCCCGCTCCGTTGAAGTCTTGTGATTGGACAAGACACAGTGTGGAGAAAGACCCCTAAGCCTAACAGAGGTGAAGGTAGGCTGGGTCCAGACACGGCACCTAGGGAGAGCCGCGGACCGAAGCCAGAGAGTCTTTCCTCTGCAAGTGGGACTGAAACTCTTGACAGATGCTGCTGAATCTGCACTGGTATAGCAGGACAGTTAATTCCAGGGACGATATGGATGAAAAGACAACCCTACAGCTGCCAAATTCCTTTGATTAAATGTGTGAGCTGGTTGATAGGCATGAGTGTGATACTTCTCAGGCAAGATGTGTTAAGAATACCGGGGACTATAGGCCTATGGTAATAATAAACACGTATTTTATGAAATGAGTCTTCTGTGCTGGGACTTGCTCATTGCACTCTATGTGTTATCTCACTCCTTACAACTACATTCACGTGAGGAAGCAGATTgctatttggatttttttgtagaaatggggtggTCTCGAACACTtgggcgcaagtgatcctcccgcctcagcctccccaagtgctgggattataggcaagagccactgcgatGGAAACAGAGGCTGCTGCTTAAGTTGCCCAAAGTCTTGCAGAGTGGGATGTGAGCAGAGGTATTTGACTCCAGGGCCTAAGTCCTTAACACAGCTCTGCAGCATTTACCCTGATACTCAACGCCTTCCTTCCCCAACCCCCCACCATCAGGCATTAAGACTACTGCCTaggggcagggcctggtggcAGTTGTGTCTTATCCCAGCCactgcagaggcaggaggatcgcatgagcctgagatgagaccagcctgggtagcatagcgagaacctttctcaaaaaaaaaaaaagactactgcCTGCCATGAAACGAGTTACCTGGACTCCTATcctgtggggaaaagagagatcagattgttactgtgtctgtgtagaaagaagtagacataggagactccattttgttctgtactaagaaaaattcttttgccttgagatgctgttaatctgtaaccccacccccaaccccctgctctctgaaacatgtgctgtgtccactcagggttaaatggatgaagggcggtgcaagatgtgctttgttaaacagatgcttgaaggcagcacgcTCCttgagagtcatcaccactccctaatctcaagtacccagggacacaaacactgcggaaggccgcagggacctctgcctaggaaagccaggtattgtccaaggtttctccccatgtgatagtctgaaatatggcctcgtgggaagggaaagacctgaccgtcccccagcctgacacccgtaaagggtctgtgctgagaagGATTAGtgtaagaggaaggcatgcctcttgcagttgagacaagaggaaggcatctgtctcctgcgcGTCCCTGGGCAATGGTGTAAAACCTGATTgtatgttccatctactgagttaggggaaaaccgccttagggctggaggtgggacatgtggGCAGCAATGCTGCTCcgtaaggcattgagatgtttagtGTATAcatatctaaagcacagcacttaattctttaccttgtctatgatgcagagacctttgttcacctgtttatctgctgaccttctctccactattatcctatgaccctgccacatccccctctccgagaaacaccaagaatgatgaataaatactaagggaactcagaggccggcgGGATCCTCCGTCTGCTGAACGCCGGCCCCCTGggctcccttttttcttttctatactttgtgtctctttcttttccaagtctctcgttccacctaacgagaaacacccacaggtgtggaggggcaacccaccccttcactACCCCTCATTTTAGAGGGTCAGGGATACAAACAGACTATGATCCAGCTAGTTAGCAGACCCATGATTAGGAAATCCATTGTATATAGAAATATCCTGTCATTTGAAGCTCCTAgctaaatttctgattttttttttttgagacagggcctaactcttgcccaggctggagtgcagtggcacaatactagctgtcactgcaacctcgacccgTTGGGCCAAGCGATCTTCCTCCCTgggactcccaagtagctgggattacaggcccatgacactatgcccagctaattaaaaactttttttctgtttttttttttttttttttttttttgagacggagccttactctgtcaccaggctggagtgcagtggtgcgatctcggctcactgcaacctccacctcccgggttcaagtgattcccctgcctcatcctcctgagcagctgggactacaggtgcgtgccaccattcctggctaattttttgtgttttagtagaaacggggtttcaccacattggccaggatggtctcgatctcctgaccttgtgatctgcccacctcggcctcccaaagtgctggggttacaggtgtgagccaccacgcccagccacaattttgttttgttttgtttttggttgaaATGGCATTGcacgttgttgcccaggctggtcttgaactcctggtctcaagcagttctcctgcttccgcctcccaaagtgctgggattactggtgtgagccaccacacccagctctgatAATTTCTAATTAGGCAGCACAGTTAATCATGCAATCTAGAAAGCTTGAAGCCATTGGAAAAATTGAGGCTGGTAACCAGACACTAGCTGAGTGTTGTGTGTTCTCTGCTCTCTGGGGCAGGATGGGAGGGCTTGAGACCCCCAGTTCTAAGGAGGAAGAACACCTGGCTCCCTAATCTGGGAGaatgacccttttttttttttcccccaagacggagtcttgctctgtctcccaggctggaatgcagtggatctcggttcactgcaacctctgcctcccgggttcaagcgattctcctgcctcagcctcctgagtagctgggattacaggcgcgtgccaccacgcctggctaatttttatatttttagtagagacggggtttcaccatgttggccaggctggttttgaactcctgacctcgagatctgcctgccttggcctctcaaaggactgggattacaggtgtgagccaccatgcccagccaggagaaTGACTCTTCAGGACAAGGTGCAGAAATGGCTGGAGAGTTTCCCACCACCTCTCAGGAACAGGAGTAAAAGAAAGTAGGGAGAAAATCTCCAGTGCTATTATATATTTCAAGCATTACTTGTTTGCATAATAACCAAACACTGAGACAGCAGGCATCAGAGTGCCATGAAGTACAACACAACTCCCACTTCCATGCTTGAAGAGCTTTGTGAGAGCTgtgcctgttgaggcaggggacGTGTACTGTGGACTCCAGGAATGACACAATGTTAGCCGGCAGACACCTCAAAGTTCCTCTGATCCCAGCAGACTGGGAAGTGGGGTGGGTGAGTGGAAGGGGCtttctcaagatcacacagcgaGGAGGTGACAGACCAAGGGGCCAGAAGTTGGGTCCCCTGGATCTGGGCCTCCTGTTCTCTATACTTCGTCTCACTGACTTGCACATATTTCGATAGGCAGATGGGTCTTAGGAAGCCAGAGGGTTGTCATGACAGCAAGGGTAAGGCATCATGGGAGGTTTGGGAGAGGTCATTGAGGAATGTCACTAGCAGTTCATTGTCTTTTTTCACAACCAGGTACTATTACATATTTCAAACATCACAGTGGCTGGAAGCAACAGGGCAGGAACAGACAGGTGTCGTCACTTAACCTGGTCTTTGGGGACCTTGACATCAAGACTGACAGGTCAAATCTTTGGTCTCAGGGAGAAGAGTGCCAGCTCACCCAGAAGACAGAACAGCTAACAGCCATGCCCAGGAGAGGCAGCAGTGGGAGTCATGAAGGAGGACGGGGTCCTGTCCCAGCGTCCCAGCCCAGCTACCCAAGTAGAAGGTGGGGCAGCATCTTCTATGGCTGAGTCTTGGGCAGTGGGTGCTCTGTCATATTGTCAGGTTTCTTCCCCCAGCTCCACAATGTGAAGACTGAGGTGGTCCCTCCAAGCCCCACTCAGCAAGGAGGACAGGGCTGGTGGGTCCTCCAGGGTCAGATGGGGAAATAAAAGTGTTTCATTCTTGAAGGGGAAGCTGCACTTCTCCACGGCACGCCTGGTGGTGCCAGGGGTTACCACAAAGAGGCGGCAGAGCCATGGCCCACCAGCCACTTGGCAGGCTGGTTGTCTGGTGAAGCTTTTCAGGGTTTGGCACAGGGCCCAGTCCTCAGTCCCCCCCATGTCCACCACCTCCACTGGTGCCCCCAGGCCTGGGAGGTGTAGGAGGTGCCGGGGGGGCATGTAGGTGTGAGTGAAGAGGAGTGTGTAGTGGGTGGGTGTGCTTGGGAGCACGGGGGCATGGACCACCTGCTCCAGGTACTCCAGGCCAGGCACCAGGCCCCCCTGATGCAGGCAGCCGAAGAGGAAGGCACCGAGGGCGTTGAAGAGGACCACAGTGCCCTTCCAAGGCACAGGCTGGGTCTGTGGACTACAAAGCAGGACCAGGGGGACCAGGAGGGGAATCAGGAACCGAGCCTCCTGGTGGCTAAAGGCAGATAGCAGGGCCAGAGGCATGAAGTAGAGGAGAAGGAGATAGGACCTGGGGCTGGACAGCAGGCTCCGGGCACCCAGTGCCCTCAGGAGGCCCATTTGTGCAGAGGCCTGGAGGCCGACTTGCAGCTGTTGCCACGCAGCCTGCAGGGCCTGGGCATGCAGCACCCCGAAAAGCAGGAAGCCGTTGACTGCCAGGTGAGTGAGCCGCGCGTGCGTGCCATGTCTCGCCAGGTTTTGGGGATTCAGGTTGTAGTGCAAGAAGTTGACAGGTGTAAGGACAAGGGTCCTGGATGTAGCGGGGCTGGAGAAATACCAGCTGTCCATGGCCACAAACACCGCTGCTGTGAGGGCCGCCCCAGGGAGCAGCACCAGGGCCTCCCGGGTCAGAGACTTCAAACCAGGGTTTGTGGCTCCACGAGTGCCCCAGAGGTAGAGGGGGACCACAGCAAAGGCCAGAAAGGTGGGCCGGTTGAAGAAGCCAGCAGCCACAATGCCTCCAAGAAGCCAGCTGTGCCACCGTGGACCCGGCGCCGGCTCCGTGCGTGTAGGGCCCCACATTACATGGGAGGATACCAGCACCAGCAGCCACGTGAAGAGGAGTCCCTCAATGGTGTTGGAGAAGGTCCTTGTGTAGAAGACCAGGGTGACATAGGAACCAGACAGCAGGGCCAGGGCGTTCCAGCGATCCGCCCCCATCAGCGGGGCCAGGTGGTACACGGCCCCGTCCAGAGCAAAGGAAAGGGCAGTGAGGAGGAGTCGAGGCCCCACCAGCAGCGCATAGCCGCTCACCAGGCCAGGCCACGGCCCCAGCTCCTCCCAGAGCCTGAGCAGCCAGAAGGTGGAACCAGAGATCAGCAGGGGGAAGACCACCGAGCGGCAGGAGCTGCTGGGGTAAAACTCCCAGGGCCGCGCGGCCTGAACGCCCAGGACGTCCTCtgcagagagagaggcagaggtgaGCCAGTCCCAAGCTCACGGATGTAGTGGGCAAAATTCTAGGAGGGCACCCCACATTTCCCACCCCTTGGTGTGTGTGCCCTGCATAATCCCTGGGACTGTGCACAGGCTGgattttttcctcccttcctcccttccctccctctctccctccttctttcccttccttcccttccttcccttccttcctttcctttccttccttccttcccttcccttccttccccttccttcccttcccctcccttcccttcccttccttccctttacttcccttccttcccttcccctcccttcccttccttccccttccttcccttcccctcccctcccttcccttcccttcccctcccctcccttcccttccttcccctcccttcccttccttcccttccttcccttggttcgtctctgtcacccaggctggagtgcagtggcgagatcacagCTCtcgctatgttactcaggctgatctcagactcctggcttcaATCCATTCTTCCACCACAGCCTCctaatgtgctaggattacaggtttgagccactgcacctggcccgcaGGATGGGCTGTAGTCCTGTGATGAGGTTGCTTATACAGGAGCACTGACCGTAAAATAGGAAGACTATGCAGTGGGCCAGACCTAATCACAACAATCTTTTAATAACAGAGTTTTCACCAGCTGGACGCAGAAGTGGCAGTCAGATTCAAAGCATGAGAAGGATTTGACATGCCACTGCTGGCTTCAAGATGGAAGAGGCCATTGGCTAGGAATGTGGGTGGCCTCTGAAACCTAAGAGCAAGGAAACCGCACCATAGGTTCCACAGCTGAAATGAACTAGATTCTGCTAGAATTAGAGAGCTTCCAGACAAGAACTCAGCCCAGTGCATACGCTGATGTCCACCTTGTGAGCAGAGAGCCCGTGCCGCACTTCTGATGGACAGAACTGTGAACTCGCAGACGGGTGCAGTTTGAGCTGCTCGTAGGATTTTGAGGCTCTGTCAGGAGCAGCAGAAGCAAGTGCAGGGGAGCTCAGAGTGCAGAGGGCAGGAGGGGCCTCCCCGGGAGATGAGGTGGCAGTGTGTCCTGGGAAGAGTGTGTGGGAGGCGGGCAGGTGGGGGAGGCCTAACCTCTCCTCAGGGTTCCAAGATCTCAAAAGTCAAGGACAAGCACCCTTGTCCTTACACCTGTCAAGCTTGACAGAGCCCCATCTCTGATAATGATTGTTATCAGGAGATGTGGGGAGAGAAGAGGGGTAGGGGATGAGCCATCAGGGTTATGTCAGAGGTGATTTATGTTAGTTTTGTTTAcaatacttaaatttttttttttttagacagagtctcactctgtcacgcatgctagagtgcagtggcgctatcttggctcactgcaacctctgcctctggggttcaagcgattctcctgccacagcctccaagtagctgggactacaggcgcccgccactgcgcctggctgatttttgtattttcagtagagatgggtttcgccatgttggccaggatggtcttgaacccctgacctcaggcgatccacccacctcagcctcctgaagtgctgggattacaggcgtgagccactgcaccctgcctatgATACTTAGATTTTTTGTAAGAAGAATATATCCAAGTAGTACTTACATAATTTAAGAAATACTTGCTGCCTGTTCTGTAACCCTGTGCCCCAGCGTCCCAGAGCTCTGAGGGGTGGGGGCGCGGGAGCAGCTCCACTCCAAGCCTCATTGTTCACAGCGTCTCTTGCTTGATCACCTGCTGGCTGTTTCGAGCTGATCATACAGCCTGCGGATCATTCGGGCTCTGATTCTGCTACTTATTTCTCCAGGCTTTCAGCTGTTTTATCTGTCTATGTTAGATGTTGAAAGGGAAGCAAAATCCAGGATCAAATCTATCTG
This region of Gorilla gorilla gorilla isolate KB3781 chromosome 2, NHGRI_mGorGor1-v2.1_pri, whole genome shotgun sequence genomic DNA includes:
- the NCBP2AS2 gene encoding protein NCBP2AS2, encoding MASGSGAAGRKTRAARSGSGRLEKMVLRRLLAALLHSPQLVERLSESRPIRRAAQLTAFALLQAQLRGQDAARRLQDLAAGPVGSLCRRAERFRDAFTQELRRGLRGRSGPPPGSQRGPGANI
- the PIGZ gene encoding GPI mannosyltransferase 4 isoform X2, encoding MQICGSSVASVAAGTSFQVLGPVCWQQLDLKMAVRVLWGGLSLLRVLWCLLPQTGYVHPDEFFQSPEVMAEDVLGVQAARPWEFYPSSSCRSVVFPLLISGSTFWLLRLWEELGPWPGLVSGYALLVGPRLLLTALSFALDGAVYHLAPLMGADRWNALALLSGSYVTLVFYTRTFSNTIEGLLFTWLLVLVSSHVMWGPTRTEPAPGPRWHSWLLGGIVAAGFFNRPTFLAFAVVPLYLWGTRGATNPGLKSLTREALVLLPGAALTAAVFVAMDSWYFSSPATSRTLVLTPVNFLHYNLNPQNLARHGTHARLTHLAVNGFLLFGVLHAQALQAAWQQLQVGLQASAQMGLLRALGARSLLSSPRSYLLLLYFMPLALLSAFSHQEARFLIPLLVPLVLLCSPQTQPVPWKGTVVLFNALGAFLFGCLHQGGLVPGLEYLEQVVHAPVLPSTPTHYTLLFTHTYMPPRHLLHLPGLGAPVEVVDMGGTEDWALCQTLKSFTRQPACQVAGGPWLCRLFVVTPGTTRRAVEKCSFPFKNETLLFPHLTLEDPPALSSLLSGAWRDHLSLHIVELGEET
- the PIGZ gene encoding GPI mannosyltransferase 4 isoform X1, whose product is MPPLVLTSMLLAYWMQICGSSVASVAAGTSFQVLGPVCWQQLDLKMAVRVLWGGLSLLRVLWCLLPQTGYVHPDEFFQSPEVMAEDVLGVQAARPWEFYPSSSCRSVVFPLLISGSTFWLLRLWEELGPWPGLVSGYALLVGPRLLLTALSFALDGAVYHLAPLMGADRWNALALLSGSYVTLVFYTRTFSNTIEGLLFTWLLVLVSSHVMWGPTRTEPAPGPRWHSWLLGGIVAAGFFNRPTFLAFAVVPLYLWGTRGATNPGLKSLTREALVLLPGAALTAAVFVAMDSWYFSSPATSRTLVLTPVNFLHYNLNPQNLARHGTHARLTHLAVNGFLLFGVLHAQALQAAWQQLQVGLQASAQMGLLRALGARSLLSSPRSYLLLLYFMPLALLSAFSHQEARFLIPLLVPLVLLCSPQTQPVPWKGTVVLFNALGAFLFGCLHQGGLVPGLEYLEQVVHAPVLPSTPTHYTLLFTHTYMPPRHLLHLPGLGAPVEVVDMGGTEDWALCQTLKSFTRQPACQVAGGPWLCRLFVVTPGTTRRAVEKCSFPFKNETLLFPHLTLEDPPALSSLLSGAWRDHLSLHIVELGEET